A stretch of the Actinomyces qiguomingii genome encodes the following:
- a CDS encoding ISAs1 family transposase, with amino-acid sequence MRGAKPKNNNSGDGDDGGGDGGGGAPHLLAALDQGTGAVLAQQRVQDKTSEIPALKQLLAPHDLTGAVVTADALHTQTDTAQWIRDRGADYLLTVKNNQPSLRAKLKALPWKDVPAVSGVDTSHGRRVRRTIKAVATPAWVDFPGASQVLQVRRTRTTHTRGKNSKRSTEVVYLICSIPPEQAPPETVAAWIQGHWAIENRVHWVRDVTYDEDRHQLRTGSGPQVMATLRNLAISLIRTIYDDPTTTSIASANRAMTRRPTKAIKLLTTP; translated from the coding sequence ATGCGCGGCGCCAAACCCAAGAACAACAACAGCGGAGACGGTGATGATGGCGGCGGTGATGGTGGCGGTGGGGCCCCGCACCTGCTGGCGGCCCTTGACCAGGGCACCGGGGCGGTGCTCGCCCAGCAGCGCGTACAGGATAAGACCAGTGAGATACCCGCCCTGAAACAGCTGCTGGCACCCCACGACCTTACCGGAGCGGTCGTGACTGCTGACGCACTGCACACCCAGACCGACACAGCGCAGTGGATACGCGACCGGGGCGCCGACTACCTGCTCACGGTCAAGAACAACCAGCCCAGTCTCAGGGCGAAACTGAAGGCGCTGCCCTGGAAGGACGTCCCCGCCGTGTCGGGGGTTGACACCTCCCACGGTAGACGGGTGCGGCGCACCATCAAAGCCGTGGCAACCCCGGCGTGGGTCGACTTCCCCGGCGCCTCACAGGTGCTTCAGGTGCGTCGCACCCGCACCACCCACACCCGCGGTAAGAACAGCAAGCGCAGCACCGAGGTCGTCTACCTCATCTGCTCCATACCGCCCGAGCAGGCCCCACCCGAGACCGTTGCCGCCTGGATACAGGGCCACTGGGCGATAGAAAACCGTGTTCACTGGGTACGCGATGTCACCTATGACGAGGACCGCCACCAACTGCGCACCGGCTCCGGGCCGCAGGTCATGGCCACCCTGCGGAACCTGGCCATAAGCCTGATCCGCACCATCTACGACGACCCCACCACCACCAGCATCGCCTCAGCCAACCGGGCCATGACACGAAGACCCACCAAAGCCATCAAACTCCTAACAACCCCCTAA
- a CDS encoding transposase family protein, protein MGLGCWDWKDVPGLFSGEYRTTGLNVRVVCTLSGAIVWVRDPLPGATHDGGALHASGLLDIPSDHLLEGAAAPLHIGDKGYIGPGMITAVKKQSGQPLRESVKTQNTSMNRIHHKVERAMADLKTWRVLDTGYRRPIQTFPQPITVVLALIFTYTP, encoded by the coding sequence TTGGGTCTCGGGTGCTGGGACTGGAAAGACGTTCCGGGACTGTTCTCGGGTGAGTATCGCACCACGGGCCTGAACGTGCGGGTGGTCTGCACCCTATCGGGTGCGATCGTCTGGGTGCGCGATCCGCTACCCGGAGCCACGCATGACGGCGGAGCGCTTCACGCCAGTGGCTTGCTGGACATCCCTTCCGACCACCTGCTCGAGGGTGCCGCTGCTCCCCTACATATTGGAGACAAGGGCTATATCGGGCCGGGCATGATCACCGCCGTCAAGAAGCAATCCGGACAGCCCCTGCGCGAGAGCGTCAAAACACAGAACACCTCCATGAACCGCATCCACCACAAGGTCGAGAGGGCTATGGCCGATCTCAAAACCTGGCGCGTACTAGACACCGGCTACAGAAGACCCATACAGACCTTCCCACAACCCATCACCGTCGTACTCGCACTCATATTCACATACACCCCATGA
- a CDS encoding AI-2E family transporter: MSDAREAAAGRSQGESIAFVIAVLVIGCVGLYYVRSLFGPAFFALTLVITVRPLIAWATRHHVPRPVSAVVAILIVFAFVIGLFAALAVAIVQLVDTLPSYASQFTAIWDNMRSLLERMGVDETALIDQVSQSMDTDRIVSVAQSLLGQLSNLGTVLSVMGLAVVFLMFDTSRIEARSRALSRLRPGVASALNGFAASVRSYWLVSTIFGLIVAVLDVIALWFLNVPMAVTWGVLSFITNYIPNIGFVLGVIPPALIGLVDSGPWTALWVVVAYSALNFVIQSLIQPKFTGDAVGLNTTMTFLSLLFWSQVIGALGTILAVPLTLFVKALLVDSDPRSRWVGVFLSAGDTDVDVGGAQAVRVDVERDPERDEGDSEEDDEEDSAEDSEAADDALTAPAKDVAST, encoded by the coding sequence ATGAGTGACGCACGTGAGGCGGCGGCAGGCCGCTCCCAAGGCGAATCAATTGCGTTTGTCATCGCCGTACTCGTAATCGGCTGCGTCGGGTTGTACTACGTCCGGTCCTTGTTCGGGCCGGCGTTCTTTGCCCTCACGCTCGTGATCACGGTGCGGCCGTTGATCGCGTGGGCTACCAGACATCACGTGCCGCGGCCGGTGTCGGCCGTGGTTGCCATACTGATCGTCTTCGCGTTCGTCATCGGACTGTTCGCCGCTCTGGCCGTGGCGATCGTGCAGTTGGTGGATACGCTGCCCAGTTACGCCTCGCAGTTCACCGCCATCTGGGACAACATGCGCTCCTTGTTGGAGCGCATGGGCGTTGACGAGACGGCCCTGATTGATCAGGTGTCGCAGTCGATGGACACCGATCGGATCGTGTCGGTGGCACAGTCCCTGCTCGGGCAGCTGTCCAATCTGGGAACGGTGCTGAGTGTGATGGGGCTGGCGGTCGTATTCCTGATGTTCGATACCTCCCGTATTGAGGCGCGTTCTCGTGCGCTGAGCCGGCTGCGCCCGGGGGTGGCCTCGGCTCTGAACGGCTTCGCCGCGTCGGTGCGCTCCTACTGGCTGGTTTCGACCATCTTCGGCCTGATCGTGGCAGTGCTGGATGTGATCGCCCTATGGTTCCTGAACGTGCCCATGGCCGTTACCTGGGGCGTGTTGTCTTTCATCACCAACTACATTCCCAACATCGGCTTTGTGCTGGGCGTGATTCCGCCGGCTCTGATCGGGTTGGTGGACTCCGGGCCGTGGACGGCCCTGTGGGTGGTGGTGGCCTACAGCGCGCTGAACTTCGTGATCCAGTCGCTCATTCAGCCGAAGTTCACCGGTGATGCAGTCGGTCTGAACACGACGATGACGTTCCTGTCCCTGCTGTTCTGGAGCCAAGTGATTGGGGCTCTCGGCACGATCCTGGCGGTGCCTTTGACGCTGTTCGTCAAGGCACTGCTGGTGGACTCCGATCCGCGGTCCCGGTGGGTAGGCGTCTTCCTGTCGGCCGGGGACACGGATGTGGACGTGGGCGGTGCGCAGGCTGTGCGAGTCGATGTGGAGCGCGATCCGGAGCGCGATGAGGGGGACTCTGAGGAAGACGATGAGGAGGACTCTGCGGAAGACTCTGAGGCGGCCGACGATGCGCTGACGGCTCCGGCGAAGGACGTCGCGAGCACCTGA
- a CDS encoding alpha/beta fold hydrolase, translating into MSTPLARIVAGPATAPTLVLLHGITGSAVSQAEAIDHWVGRGYRVIAADARGHGLSPRWTQAELTRAGEVLVQDVIDLLEEMRSGRPVARDRAEIPSGGQAVPADGVDSYRPVVVGHSMGAATAMVVAVRRPELLAGLVLLDPARYGTRSPEELRARGAARKRARDAELANLPDAVARALADPDMPAGEAIAGVWASQRVDTALLDTGVVAPPVPWEEAMAALRVPTLLVTGDRPGSARVGPAGLDVLARIANPHVATALVPGAGHDVRRTRPEGFWAAVDLWLNRLLV; encoded by the coding sequence ATGAGCACACCTCTGGCCCGCATCGTCGCCGGCCCCGCCACCGCCCCGACCCTCGTTCTGCTTCACGGCATCACCGGTTCCGCCGTCTCCCAGGCGGAGGCAATCGATCACTGGGTCGGCCGCGGCTACCGCGTCATCGCCGCCGACGCCCGCGGCCACGGCCTGTCCCCACGCTGGACACAGGCGGAACTGACCCGTGCCGGAGAAGTGCTCGTACAGGACGTGATCGACCTCCTGGAGGAAATGCGGTCCGGCCGCCCTGTTGCGCGCGATCGAGCCGAGATTCCCTCAGGGGGACAGGCGGTCCCCGCCGACGGTGTCGACTCGTATCGCCCGGTGGTCGTGGGCCACTCCATGGGAGCGGCCACTGCCATGGTTGTGGCGGTGCGACGCCCGGAGTTGCTTGCGGGCCTCGTGTTGTTGGATCCAGCCCGCTATGGCACTCGCAGCCCCGAGGAGTTGCGCGCCCGCGGCGCCGCCCGCAAACGTGCCCGTGATGCCGAGCTCGCCAACCTTCCCGATGCGGTGGCCCGTGCCCTGGCTGATCCGGACATGCCCGCGGGCGAGGCCATCGCCGGTGTGTGGGCGAGCCAGCGGGTCGACACGGCACTGCTGGACACCGGCGTGGTCGCCCCGCCGGTGCCGTGGGAGGAAGCGATGGCCGCACTGCGAGTGCCTACGCTCCTGGTCACCGGAGACCGTCCCGGCTCGGCCCGTGTAGGTCCCGCCGGCCTGGACGTGCTTGCCCGCATCGCCAACCCGCATGTGGCCACCGCCCTGGTGCCGGGCGCGGGACATGATGTGCGGCGCACCCGCCCCGAAGGGTTCTGGGCGGCCGTGGACCTCTGGCTCAATCGGCTACTGGTTTGA
- a CDS encoding transposase family protein: MSSSPTAPLSRQPLIGVFKGVPDPRDRRGVRHRLDTVLALAAVGVLAGCRTLLAIWEHARDLTGGQLRQLGLPQDRDIPSESTIGRALAGLDADDLDARIASWVLTRTGTIDGRRIIAVDGQDHARRQTQEQQQRRR; the protein is encoded by the coding sequence GTGTCATCATCCCCCACCGCCCCCTTGTCGCGCCAGCCCCTGATCGGAGTGTTCAAGGGTGTCCCGGACCCGCGTGATCGGCGCGGGGTGCGTCACCGCCTGGACACTGTGCTGGCTTTGGCGGCGGTGGGGGTGCTGGCCGGGTGCCGCACCCTGCTGGCGATCTGGGAGCACGCCCGCGACCTGACCGGCGGCCAACTACGGCAACTGGGACTACCACAAGACCGGGACATCCCGTCGGAGTCCACCATCGGCCGCGCCCTGGCCGGCCTGGACGCCGACGACCTTGACGCTCGGATCGCCTCGTGGGTGCTCACCCGCACCGGCACCATCGACGGACGCAGGATTATCGCGGTGGACGGGCAAGACCATGCGCGGCGCCAAACCCAAGAACAACAACAGCGGAGACGGTGA
- a CDS encoding response regulator: MKLAILVVEDEPEVRDAVVGDLSALADTLRIEPAEDADDAWEAVADIDDDGDLLALVLADHRMPGRTGVDMLVEMNDDSRTAAARKVLVTGQADQADTIRAVNEAGLDHYIAKPWDPVRLQQAVRDQLTDFVLEAGIDPLPHLRVLDRVRALEALR; this comes from the coding sequence ATGAAACTCGCCATCCTGGTTGTTGAGGACGAGCCGGAGGTACGCGACGCCGTCGTCGGGGACCTGAGCGCCTTGGCCGACACGCTCCGCATTGAGCCGGCCGAGGACGCCGACGACGCCTGGGAGGCGGTCGCCGATATTGATGATGACGGGGATCTGCTCGCCCTGGTGCTGGCCGACCACCGTATGCCGGGCCGCACCGGCGTGGACATGCTGGTGGAGATGAACGACGACTCCCGTACCGCCGCGGCCCGTAAGGTGCTGGTGACCGGACAAGCGGATCAGGCCGACACGATTCGCGCCGTCAATGAAGCCGGTTTGGACCACTACATTGCCAAGCCGTGGGATCCCGTCCGGCTTCAGCAGGCTGTACGCGACCAGCTGACCGACTTCGTGCTTGAGGCGGGCATTGATCCGCTGCCGCATCTGCGGGTCCTGGACCGGGTTCGCGCCCTGGAGGCGTTGCGCTGA
- a CDS encoding ATP-binding protein — translation MSAAPNTPSPEVADFESAPGPLVVAVVSPTSLGTQAAHEVTPAVNALAEVVRVRTLAELFRWARQSADAQTDSGQTDVSAEGGADEAAPAAPATVALIIATDEVGSLDDVADAVAHYPALATARLVLLTERAELHNLGRAIDEDLVREVIAVPWTPGAIGDRAWAQIRRWMRDHLPEDDPRRRQDGAGNGHSPLLEALTRHSDVLTAELIAACEQVLGPRPRLRLPAGVRLTHQGQIVDSVYVVISGAVALTRHTRVGEVTLHHATTGRIIGLVSLASHGRAFVTATTTTDVELILLSIEQLDRALRENPVTEQVLAALIIRSLTKRLARSEILQVEKIELAAALDAERLQVQEALTALEQARLELLAQERFATLGELAAGVAHELNNPVAALERAGDHLREDLAAMMATHPDGETIGRVAAAARTRPAASTRAERAARKKLEQTVGDRELARRLVAAGFDDDADPDTLRTLAADSGRLATVEAAASIGRSERNMRLATDRISGLVASLSTYVRPDGEEMVDVDLREVVEDALRLTAHRLEEVDVVRDYPVEPSALPSVPGHAGELVQVWTNILANSADALAAQAKEAADAGSTPPAARVRVWITAVTGGVRVRVEDNGPGIAPDVLPRIFEPRFTTKHGRVRFGLGLGMGLAKSVVDAHHGSIAVESEPGRTRVTVVLPTQQDLTQAAPPDAPVGRARNGLQKQSDKKAVKKPRKRPHKRSRSSKEKS, via the coding sequence ATGAGCGCCGCCCCCAACACGCCGTCGCCGGAGGTTGCGGACTTTGAGTCGGCGCCCGGGCCGCTGGTGGTTGCCGTGGTTTCTCCGACGTCGCTGGGAACCCAGGCCGCTCATGAGGTGACTCCGGCGGTGAATGCCCTGGCCGAGGTGGTGCGCGTGCGCACTCTGGCCGAACTGTTCCGCTGGGCGCGTCAAAGCGCCGATGCGCAGACAGACTCTGGCCAGACGGACGTTAGCGCCGAGGGAGGGGCCGATGAGGCCGCGCCCGCCGCACCGGCCACGGTCGCCCTGATCATCGCCACCGACGAGGTCGGCAGCCTGGACGACGTCGCCGACGCCGTCGCCCATTACCCGGCCCTGGCCACCGCCCGGCTGGTGCTGCTGACCGAACGCGCCGAGCTGCACAACCTCGGGCGGGCGATTGACGAGGACCTGGTGCGTGAGGTGATCGCGGTGCCCTGGACGCCCGGCGCGATCGGGGATCGTGCGTGGGCGCAGATACGCCGCTGGATGCGCGACCACCTGCCCGAGGATGATCCGCGCCGGCGGCAGGACGGCGCCGGAAACGGCCACTCCCCGCTGCTGGAGGCGCTCACCCGCCACTCCGATGTGCTCACCGCCGAACTGATCGCCGCTTGCGAGCAGGTGTTGGGGCCGCGGCCCCGCCTGAGGCTGCCGGCCGGGGTGCGTCTGACCCACCAGGGCCAGATCGTTGACAGCGTTTACGTGGTTATCAGCGGAGCGGTCGCCTTGACTCGCCACACCCGCGTAGGCGAGGTCACTCTCCACCATGCCACCACCGGCCGCATCATCGGTCTGGTATCGCTTGCCAGCCACGGCCGCGCCTTCGTAACCGCCACCACCACCACGGATGTGGAGCTCATCCTGCTGTCCATTGAGCAGCTGGACCGGGCCCTGCGAGAGAACCCGGTTACCGAGCAGGTGTTGGCCGCCCTGATCATTCGCTCCTTGACCAAGCGGCTGGCCCGTTCGGAGATCCTCCAGGTGGAGAAGATCGAGCTGGCGGCCGCGCTGGATGCCGAGCGCCTCCAGGTGCAGGAGGCTCTCACCGCATTGGAGCAGGCCCGCCTGGAACTGCTGGCCCAGGAGCGCTTCGCCACCTTGGGGGAGCTGGCCGCCGGCGTCGCCCACGAGCTGAACAACCCGGTGGCCGCACTCGAGCGCGCCGGTGATCACCTGCGTGAGGATCTGGCCGCCATGATGGCAACTCACCCCGACGGCGAGACGATCGGACGGGTGGCGGCCGCGGCACGGACCCGGCCGGCCGCCTCCACCCGTGCCGAGCGTGCCGCCCGCAAGAAGCTCGAGCAGACCGTTGGGGACCGGGAGCTGGCCCGTCGGCTGGTGGCGGCTGGTTTCGACGACGATGCCGACCCGGATACGCTTCGCACGCTTGCCGCCGACTCCGGGCGCCTGGCCACGGTTGAGGCGGCCGCCTCCATAGGGCGCTCCGAACGCAATATGCGGTTGGCCACCGATCGCATCAGCGGCCTAGTCGCAAGCCTGTCCACCTACGTGCGTCCCGATGGTGAGGAGATGGTGGATGTCGACCTGCGGGAAGTTGTTGAGGACGCCCTGCGCCTGACCGCTCACCGCCTGGAGGAGGTGGATGTGGTGCGGGACTACCCGGTAGAGCCGTCGGCCCTTCCGTCGGTGCCCGGTCACGCCGGCGAACTGGTGCAGGTGTGGACCAACATCCTGGCCAATTCGGCAGACGCGCTGGCCGCGCAGGCGAAGGAGGCCGCCGACGCCGGTTCGACGCCGCCCGCGGCCCGGGTGAGGGTGTGGATCACGGCGGTTACGGGAGGGGTGCGTGTGCGGGTGGAGGATAACGGTCCGGGTATTGCCCCGGACGTCCTGCCACGCATCTTCGAGCCGCGCTTCACCACCAAGCACGGCCGGGTGCGTTTCGGCCTGGGCCTGGGAATGGGGCTGGCTAAAAGCGTGGTGGACGCCCACCACGGGTCTATCGCCGTGGAATCAGAGCCCGGCCGTACCCGCGTCACCGTGGTGCTGCCCACCCAACAGGATTTGACGCAGGCCGCGCCGCCAGACGCCCCGGTGGGGCGGGCACGGAATGGTCTGCAGAAGCAGTCGGACAAGAAAGCGGTTAAGAAGCCGCGGAAACGGCCGCACAAGCGGTCACGGTCATCGAAGGAGAAGTCATGA
- a CDS encoding transposase family protein: MFATVPDPRDRRGVRHRLDVVLALAAVGVLAGCRTLLAIWEHARDLTGGQLRQLGLPQDRGIPSESTIGRALAGLDADDYRRQGRVVDAHPHRHHRRTQDYRGGRVRPCAAPNPRTTTAETVMMAAVMVAVGPRTCWRRWTRSPGRCSPSSAYRIRPARYPP; the protein is encoded by the coding sequence ATGTTCGCCACTGTCCCGGACCCGCGTGATCGGCGCGGGGTGCGTCACCGCCTGGATGTGGTGCTGGCTTTGGCGGCGGTGGGAGTGCTGGCCGGGTGCCGCACCCTGCTGGCGATCTGGGAGCACGCCCGCGACCTGACCGGCGGCCAACTACGGCAACTGGGACTACCACAAGACCGGGGCATCCCCTCGGAGTCCACCATCGGCCGCGCCCTGGCCGGCCTGGACGCCGACGACTACCGGCGCCAGGGTCGCGTCGTGGATGCTCACCCGCACCGGCACCATCGACGGACGCAGGATTATCGCGGTGGACGGGTGAGACCATGCGCGGCGCCAAACCCAAGAACAACAACAGCGGAGACGGTGATGATGGCGGCGGTGATGGTGGCGGTGGGGCCCCGCACCTGCTGGCGGCGCTGGACCAGGAGTCCGGGGCGGTGCTCGCCCAGCAGCGCGTACAGGATAAGACCAGCGAGATACCCGCCCTGA
- a CDS encoding integrase core domain-containing protein: MPGAPVPARVDAPVKQGLLELVDYATGQGWTVAKACEVLGLAERRYRRWKRRQNGVGLADARPGAAVNALMPCEIEAIVDAFETFGEKDFSHRRLAHRGSYNGLFWASASTVRRVLNDHELRFRHPARPARSKRRPFPDWATYKPNSIWIYDSTHFTACGMTVLIIEDLVSRKWITHVVSSEETHHQVRLAFEQALDAEGLLEAALERAQALKRRLTLDGDDELTPILLAVSDNGSQMIAANTRRFMAMVAIAQHFGRPATPTDQAWIESLNGTLKAEWPHLLAITDPAVLRAELDSVRTEYNSQRLHSGIGYVTPLDEHTGRGPAIRKARQEGLKRAAQQRLAYNRKQRDNQTNQEDHDDV; this comes from the coding sequence ATGCCCGGTGCCCCGGTCCCCGCCCGGGTGGATGCGCCCGTCAAACAGGGGCTTTTGGAGCTGGTGGACTACGCCACCGGTCAGGGCTGGACCGTGGCTAAGGCCTGTGAGGTCCTGGGACTGGCCGAGCGACGCTACCGGCGCTGGAAACGGCGCCAGAACGGGGTAGGACTGGCCGACGCCCGGCCTGGCGCCGCTGTCAATGCCCTGATGCCGTGCGAGATCGAGGCGATTGTGGACGCCTTCGAGACTTTCGGTGAGAAGGACTTCTCTCACCGTCGCCTGGCTCACCGAGGCTCCTACAACGGGTTGTTCTGGGCGTCGGCCTCCACCGTCCGCAGGGTCCTGAATGACCACGAGCTTCGGTTCAGGCATCCCGCCCGGCCAGCGCGCTCCAAGCGTCGTCCGTTCCCCGACTGGGCGACGTACAAGCCCAACTCGATCTGGATCTACGACTCCACTCACTTCACCGCCTGCGGCATGACTGTGCTGATCATCGAGGATCTGGTCTCACGCAAGTGGATCACCCATGTGGTCTCCAGCGAGGAGACCCACCACCAGGTCCGCCTCGCCTTCGAGCAGGCCCTGGACGCCGAAGGCCTGCTCGAGGCCGCCCTGGAACGAGCCCAGGCCCTGAAGCGCCGGCTGACGCTTGACGGAGACGATGAACTGACCCCGATCCTGTTGGCGGTGTCCGACAACGGCTCCCAGATGATTGCTGCCAACACCCGCAGGTTCATGGCCATGGTCGCCATCGCCCAGCACTTCGGACGGCCGGCGACTCCGACCGACCAGGCCTGGATCGAGTCCCTCAACGGAACACTCAAGGCCGAGTGGCCTCACCTGCTGGCAATCACCGATCCCGCTGTCCTGAGGGCCGAACTCGACTCTGTGCGCACCGAGTACAACAGCCAGCGCTTGCACTCCGGAATCGGCTACGTCACACCCCTGGACGAGCACACCGGGCGCGGGCCGGCCATCCGCAAGGCCCGCCAGGAAGGCCTGAAACGGGCCGCTCAGCAGCGCCTTGCCTACAACCGCAAACAACGAGACAATCAAACCAACCAAGAAGACCACGATGATGTCTGA
- a CDS encoding SLC13 family permease, translated as MPPRTRSADNRRRPAAPGRLEPLTRKQIIGMLFGVVVFVVPFLVDVPDLDPMGERMLSIFLLAIVLWVSEAIPLVATAVLVIGLEVLLISDQAVLPVPEDATAYSAFFAALANPVIVLFLGGFLIADGSEKFHLDRNLAAVLIKPFTGSARRTVLGLMIITAVLSMFMSNTATTATMFAVVIPVLGALPEGKPRTGLALSVPVAANVGGMGTPVGTPPNAIALGALTEAGHSISFLDWMVMSIPLMLVILLGAWLLICAVFLPGGLAIELDMRADWYTDRRAVMFYVIAGMTILAWMTEQLHGLSANVIGFLAIVSMLVTRVMTGKDLSGLSWDVLWLVSGGIALGDGVGATGLDEWILNLFNWTAMPAVAVVVLMGALGLALSNVISNSAACNLLVPLAMGLATSIVGLEPVTIAVVLALACSLGMSLPISTPPNAIAYATGEIATGDMARVGLIVGIAGTAVLVLLMPALWSAMGLL; from the coding sequence ATGCCCCCGCGCACGCGTTCCGCCGACAACCGGCGTCGCCCAGCCGCCCCTGGCCGTCTTGAGCCGCTGACACGCAAGCAGATCATAGGGATGCTGTTCGGTGTAGTCGTCTTCGTGGTGCCCTTCCTCGTAGACGTCCCCGACCTTGACCCTATGGGCGAGCGGATGCTGTCCATCTTCCTACTCGCCATCGTGCTGTGGGTCAGTGAGGCCATCCCGCTGGTGGCCACCGCCGTCCTGGTGATCGGACTGGAGGTGTTGCTCATCTCCGACCAGGCGGTGCTGCCCGTCCCCGAGGACGCCACCGCCTACTCCGCCTTCTTCGCCGCTCTGGCCAACCCGGTGATTGTGCTGTTCCTGGGGGGTTTCCTCATTGCGGACGGCTCGGAGAAGTTCCACCTGGACAGGAACCTGGCGGCCGTCCTGATCAAGCCCTTCACCGGCTCCGCGCGCCGCACCGTGCTGGGGCTGATGATCATCACCGCAGTGCTGAGCATGTTCATGTCCAACACGGCCACCACCGCCACCATGTTCGCCGTGGTCATCCCCGTGCTCGGCGCCCTGCCGGAGGGGAAGCCCCGCACCGGCCTGGCCCTGTCCGTCCCGGTGGCGGCGAATGTGGGCGGTATGGGCACCCCGGTGGGAACGCCCCCCAACGCGATCGCCCTGGGCGCCCTCACGGAGGCCGGCCACTCCATCAGCTTCCTGGACTGGATGGTGATGTCCATCCCGCTGATGCTCGTAATCCTGCTGGGCGCCTGGCTGTTGATCTGCGCCGTGTTCCTGCCCGGCGGATTGGCCATCGAACTGGACATGCGGGCCGACTGGTATACCGACCGTCGGGCGGTCATGTTCTACGTGATCGCCGGTATGACCATCCTGGCGTGGATGACCGAGCAACTGCATGGCCTGAGCGCCAATGTCATCGGCTTCCTGGCGATCGTGTCCATGCTGGTGACTCGGGTGATGACCGGCAAGGATCTGTCCGGGCTGTCCTGGGATGTGCTGTGGCTGGTCTCCGGCGGTATCGCACTGGGCGACGGCGTGGGTGCCACCGGTCTGGATGAGTGGATCCTGAACCTGTTCAACTGGACCGCCATGCCTGCCGTCGCGGTGGTGGTGCTCATGGGTGCGCTCGGCCTGGCCCTGTCCAATGTCATCTCCAACTCCGCCGCCTGCAACCTGCTGGTGCCGCTGGCCATGGGCCTGGCGACCAGCATCGTCGGCCTGGAGCCGGTGACGATTGCGGTGGTTCTGGCCCTGGCCTGTTCGCTCGGTATGAGCCTGCCGATCTCCACCCCGCCCAACGCCATCGCTTATGCGACCGGGGAGATAGCCACCGGCGATATGGCCCGGGTGGGTCTGATCGTCGGAATTGCCGGCACCGCCGTATTGGTTCTGCTCATGCCCGCCTTGTGGTCGGCGATGGGACTGCTATGA